A section of the Halostella salina genome encodes:
- a CDS encoding glycosyltransferase: protein MQTSIIVPVYNDPEGLRTTVDSLLDQTATDYEVVIADNGSTDGTTAVARAFARSDRVRHVVEDAVQGSYAARNAGIEAARGEVLGFVDADMWVEPDYVRSVTERMLADDRDYMGCRVEVVAAEGTVSRFRRATGFPVERYVREHRFAPTCCLVTRRRVFEDVGRFDERLLSNGDLEFGRRVDEAGYELAFEPSVTLYHPARSTVRELLAQNVRIGRGRGQIRRYHGDRLDVRSTLDPRNYLPVNPLGFRETVADASAPATALPLWYLLACVLKWARTAGYLRQHLPAAVA from the coding sequence GTGCAAACGAGCATCATCGTCCCCGTGTACAACGACCCCGAGGGCCTGCGGACGACGGTCGACTCGCTGCTGGACCAGACCGCGACCGACTACGAGGTCGTCATCGCGGACAACGGCTCGACCGACGGGACGACCGCCGTCGCCCGGGCGTTCGCGCGGTCGGACCGCGTCCGCCACGTCGTCGAGGACGCGGTGCAGGGGTCGTACGCGGCGCGGAACGCCGGCATCGAGGCCGCACGAGGGGAGGTCCTCGGCTTCGTCGACGCCGACATGTGGGTCGAGCCGGACTACGTCCGGTCGGTCACCGAGCGGATGCTGGCCGACGACCGGGACTACATGGGCTGTCGCGTCGAGGTCGTCGCCGCCGAGGGAACCGTCTCGCGGTTCCGGCGCGCGACGGGGTTCCCCGTCGAGCGGTACGTCAGGGAGCACCGCTTCGCGCCGACGTGCTGTCTCGTCACCCGACGCCGGGTGTTCGAGGACGTGGGCCGCTTCGACGAGCGCCTGCTGTCGAACGGGGACCTGGAGTTCGGCCGCCGGGTCGACGAGGCGGGGTACGAACTGGCGTTCGAGCCGTCGGTGACGCTGTACCACCCCGCCAGGTCGACCGTGCGTGAACTGCTCGCACAGAACGTCCGCATCGGCCGCGGCCGCGGGCAGATCCGCCGGTATCACGGCGACCGGCTGGACGTGCGGAGTACGCTGGACCCGCGGAACTACCTCCCGGTCAACCCCCTCGGGTTCCGCGAGACGGTGGCGGACGCGTCCGCCCCGGCGACCGCGCTGCCGCTGTGGTACCTGCTCGCCTGCGTGCTGAAGTGGGCGCGGACGGCGGGCTACCTGCGCCAGCACCTGCCGGCCGCCGTCGCGTAG
- a CDS encoding substrate-binding domain-containing protein — MTGNADDAGGDEHRTVSTRRGRRGFLKLTGGVTGAAALAGCLGNDDEGSTYSREGSIPDAKTYAADELFNIEEWRGSGPLIDDRPTEYEGRSMLDLPDLRGELTIYLGGGEGGLYENLMRRIQHTYRDFTVDIRKAPSSQHANTIVEEVNAGQSPADIFWAIDAGSVGIVSENDATVELPDHLVSEIPDTYHPTDQWVGTMGRARSIPFNTNEFSKSEIPNDIFTFARDPRFDNAMGWAPTYGAFQAFVTAMRLINGESEARQWLNGMQDQGVGTYDNELVVANRVASGELNAGFGNHYYSRLVYEERPDAPLDLAFTQADAGALVNCSGAEIIKNTPNETLAVDFIHHLLSIEAQEFLTTRGYEYPLLPSIPPVGDLPTIDELNPPEFDLSRLADLEPTLQLMREVGVL; from the coding sequence ATGACCGGAAACGCGGACGACGCAGGCGGCGACGAGCACCGGACCGTCTCCACTCGGCGCGGTCGTCGTGGGTTCCTGAAGCTCACCGGCGGCGTGACCGGCGCGGCCGCGCTCGCGGGCTGTCTCGGGAACGACGACGAGGGGTCGACGTACTCGCGGGAGGGGTCGATCCCCGACGCCAAGACGTACGCCGCCGACGAGCTGTTCAACATCGAGGAGTGGCGGGGCTCCGGGCCGCTGATCGACGACCGCCCCACGGAGTACGAGGGCCGGTCGATGCTCGACCTGCCGGACCTCAGGGGCGAGCTGACGATCTACCTCGGCGGCGGCGAGGGCGGGCTGTACGAGAACCTGATGCGGCGGATCCAGCACACGTACCGCGACTTCACCGTCGACATCAGGAAGGCCCCCTCCTCGCAGCACGCGAACACCATCGTCGAGGAGGTCAACGCCGGCCAGAGCCCGGCGGACATCTTCTGGGCGATCGACGCCGGGTCGGTCGGGATCGTCTCCGAGAACGACGCGACCGTCGAACTCCCGGACCACCTCGTCTCCGAGATCCCGGACACGTACCACCCGACCGACCAGTGGGTCGGCACCATGGGCCGCGCACGGAGCATCCCGTTCAACACCAACGAGTTCTCGAAGTCGGAGATCCCAAACGACATATTCACGTTCGCGCGGGATCCACGGTTCGACAACGCGATGGGCTGGGCTCCGACCTACGGCGCGTTCCAGGCGTTCGTCACGGCGATGCGCCTCATCAACGGGGAGAGCGAGGCGCGCCAGTGGCTCAACGGGATGCAGGACCAGGGCGTCGGTACGTACGACAACGAACTGGTCGTCGCCAATCGGGTCGCGAGCGGCGAGTTGAACGCGGGATTCGGGAACCACTACTACTCGCGGCTCGTGTACGAGGAGCGGCCCGACGCCCCGCTGGACCTCGCCTTCACGCAGGCCGACGCCGGCGCGCTCGTGAACTGCTCGGGGGCCGAGATCATCAAGAACACGCCGAACGAGACGCTGGCGGTGGACTTCATCCACCACCTGCTCAGCATCGAGGCCCAGGAGTTCCTGACGACCCGCGGGTACGAGTACCCGCTGCTCCCGAGCATCCCGCCGGTCGGGGACCTCCCGACGATCGACGAACTGAACCCGCCGGAGTTCGACCTCTCGCGGCTCGCGGACCTCGAACCGACGCTGCAACTCATGCGCGAGGTGGGCGTCCTGTAA
- a CDS encoding ABC transporter permease: protein MSVADRVVAQFDREDADGYPVGLTLLSGAIAAAVLSPLAWIVIRVLQVDTDYALSIIARPTIVEILVTSLGLVAAVTGASIGIGVPLAFLTVRTDLPFRRFWTVAVALPLVIPSYLGAFTFISAFGPGGVLADALAPLGVESIPSIYGFFGTTLVLTLYTYPYVFITTRASLLSFDQQLVEAARTLGTTRWEAFKRVTLRQLLPGITSGALLVALYTLSDFGTPSLMRLDVFTRVIFVEYNTFGRETAAMLSLQLLAITAVILAIESRIGDSSRGAYVGTGASSGSDTTVSLGLWKLPALGFCASIVTLCLVVPVAVLTNWLLRSPSGATRMGGGFEWQFAVNSVSVSLAAAVACAAAAVPVAYLAARHRSRLSELFDRATYVGYAMPGIVLGLALVFFGVYYESSVGDLSVFGADITPTLYQTLPLLIFAYVIRFLPQAVGSTRSSVRRVDRSLTEAARMLGRTPAEAFRRVTLPLIAPGVIGGAALVFLTTMKELPATLVLHPTGFETLVTYIWSVRESGYYGFAAVPALVLIVVSGLSMVVILSQEE, encoded by the coding sequence ATGTCGGTGGCCGACAGGGTAGTTGCACAGTTCGACCGCGAGGACGCCGACGGGTATCCGGTCGGTCTCACCCTCCTGAGCGGTGCGATCGCCGCGGCGGTGCTCTCGCCGCTCGCGTGGATCGTCATCCGCGTCCTGCAGGTCGACACCGACTACGCGCTGTCGATCATCGCGCGCCCGACGATCGTCGAGATCCTGGTGACGAGCCTCGGCCTCGTCGCCGCCGTCACCGGGGCGTCGATCGGCATCGGCGTGCCGCTCGCGTTCCTGACGGTGCGGACGGACCTCCCGTTCCGCCGGTTCTGGACCGTCGCCGTCGCCCTGCCGCTTGTCATCCCAAGTTACCTGGGCGCGTTCACGTTCATCTCGGCGTTCGGTCCGGGCGGGGTACTCGCGGACGCGCTCGCGCCCCTCGGCGTCGAGTCGATCCCCTCGATCTACGGGTTCTTCGGGACGACGCTCGTGCTCACGCTGTACACCTACCCCTACGTGTTCATCACCACGCGGGCGTCGCTGCTGTCGTTCGACCAGCAGCTCGTCGAGGCCGCGCGGACGCTCGGGACGACGCGCTGGGAGGCGTTCAAACGCGTGACGCTCCGGCAGCTTCTGCCCGGCATCACGTCGGGCGCGCTGCTGGTCGCGCTGTACACGCTCTCGGACTTCGGCACGCCGTCGCTCATGCGGCTGGACGTGTTCACGCGCGTCATCTTCGTCGAGTACAACACGTTCGGCCGCGAGACCGCCGCCATGCTCTCCCTGCAGCTGCTGGCGATCACCGCGGTGATCCTCGCCATCGAGTCGCGCATCGGCGATTCGAGCCGCGGGGCCTACGTGGGGACGGGCGCGAGTTCGGGCAGCGACACGACGGTCTCACTCGGACTGTGGAAGCTGCCCGCGCTCGGGTTCTGTGCGAGCATCGTCACCCTCTGTCTCGTCGTCCCCGTCGCCGTTCTGACCAACTGGCTGCTCCGGAGCCCGAGCGGGGCGACCAGGATGGGCGGCGGGTTCGAGTGGCAGTTCGCGGTCAACTCGGTGTCGGTGTCGCTCGCGGCGGCGGTCGCCTGTGCGGCCGCCGCGGTTCCGGTCGCCTACCTCGCCGCGAGACACCGGAGCAGGCTGTCGGAACTGTTCGACCGCGCGACGTACGTCGGCTACGCGATGCCGGGGATCGTCCTCGGGCTCGCGCTCGTGTTCTTCGGCGTCTACTACGAGTCGTCCGTCGGGGACCTCTCGGTGTTCGGTGCCGACATCACCCCGACGCTGTACCAGACGCTCCCGCTGTTGATCTTCGCGTACGTCATCCGGTTCCTCCCGCAGGCAGTCGGCTCGACGCGGTCGTCGGTGCGGCGCGTCGACCGGAGCCTGACGGAGGCCGCACGGATGCTCGGCCGGACCCCCGCGGAGGCGTTCCGCCGGGTCACGCTCCCGCTGATCGCGCCGGGCGTGATCGGCGGCGCGGCGCTGGTCTTTCTGACGACGATGAAGGAGCTGCCCGCGACGCTCGTGTTGCACCCGACGGGCTTCGAGACGCTCGTCACGTACATCTGGAGCGTCCGCGAGTCCGGCTACTACGGGTTCGCGGCGGTCCCCGCGCTGGTGCTCATCGTCGTCTCGGGACTCTCGATGGTCGTTATCCTTTCCCAGGAGGAGTGA
- a CDS encoding ABC transporter ATP-binding protein, which translates to MARNNHDGSLASPEPAATAADPDDSPPQSTVLELRDLVRSYETETAVEDLSLSVGEGEVLTLLGPSGCGKTTTLRLIGGLERPDDGTIELGDSVIADAGDTFVPPEERGIGLVFQDFALFPHLTAAENIGFGIAEWPESERQARIEEMLDLIGMSDHGDDRPGELSGGQKQRVALARSLAPEPDVLLLDEPLSNLDVSLRVSMREEIRRIIDETDVTAIWVTHDQEEALSVADRVGVMHDGELQQVGRPEKVFELPASRFVASFLGRAGFLSATVEDDVLATDVGDIDADALVGAERSDWEVLPDEATVDVLVRPDDLRVTPTTPEEADGTITRRQYQGPSFIYRVETEGGDTIQCLHSHTEVFDVGKSVSVDLVANHPLVWFPAE; encoded by the coding sequence ATGGCACGAAACAACCACGACGGATCGCTCGCATCGCCCGAACCGGCGGCCACGGCCGCCGACCCCGACGACAGCCCCCCGCAGTCGACGGTGCTCGAACTCCGGGACCTCGTCCGCTCCTACGAGACCGAGACCGCCGTCGAGGACCTCTCGCTGTCCGTCGGCGAGGGCGAGGTGCTCACGCTCCTCGGACCGTCCGGCTGCGGCAAGACGACGACCCTGCGGCTGATCGGCGGGCTGGAACGCCCCGACGACGGGACCATCGAACTCGGTGACAGCGTCATCGCCGACGCCGGCGACACGTTCGTCCCGCCCGAGGAGCGGGGCATCGGGCTGGTGTTTCAGGACTTCGCGCTCTTCCCGCACCTGACCGCCGCGGAGAACATCGGGTTCGGGATCGCCGAGTGGCCGGAGAGCGAGCGGCAGGCACGGATCGAGGAGATGCTCGACCTCATCGGCATGTCGGACCACGGCGACGACCGGCCGGGCGAGCTCTCGGGGGGGCAGAAGCAGCGCGTCGCCCTCGCGCGCTCGCTCGCCCCCGAACCCGACGTGCTCCTGCTGGACGAGCCCCTCTCGAACCTCGACGTGAGCCTCCGGGTGTCCATGCGCGAGGAGATCCGCCGGATCATCGACGAGACGGACGTCACCGCTATCTGGGTCACGCACGACCAGGAGGAGGCGCTGTCAGTCGCCGACCGCGTCGGGGTGATGCACGACGGGGAGCTCCAGCAGGTCGGCCGGCCCGAGAAGGTGTTCGAGCTGCCGGCCTCGCGGTTCGTCGCGTCGTTCCTCGGTCGCGCCGGCTTCCTCTCCGCGACCGTCGAGGACGACGTGCTCGCGACGGACGTGGGCGACATCGACGCCGACGCGCTCGTCGGGGCCGAGCGGTCGGACTGGGAGGTGCTCCCGGACGAGGCGACGGTCGACGTGCTGGTCCGCCCCGACGACCTTCGCGTGACCCCGACGACGCCGGAGGAGGCCGACGGCACGATCACGCGCCGCCAGTATCAGGGACCGTCGTTCATCTACCGCGTCGAGACCGAAGGCGGCGACACGATCCAGTGTCTACACAGCCACACGGAGGTGTTCGACGTGGGCAAGTCGGTCAGCGTCGACCTCGTGGCGAACCACCCGCTGGTCTGGTTCCCGGCCGAGTGA
- a CDS encoding asparagine synthase-related protein, whose amino-acid sequence MVGLSGVFGDAADSVEVETVPETVPGGETSDAYRGREIAVRSAFHEGTAVDQPAEAADGSLVWVWGEVYSVTDERGGRRSVDPAETARVCAGQYDEHGMEFVERLDGEFVGLRYDPDDGSVSFFIDRLGARPLYYARTDDGLAVSTSVQTVPDLPGFDPAFDERYLAEYLRCRRTFGTKTPVEGVEQLGPATVLTYDIGGGGVDRHRYWEPRYRPKDRSFSYFVRELADRFERAVADRTGDDRDHGLLLSGGSDSRAVLAAADEPPASFHLGDGWNREARVAKRAADAAGSRFELLERGLGYHETLLERAAPVQEFVGPFHTGHALGFAEGIADDVDTLLTGLYSDDLFGAWSVSQATVRLPFDVQVWLPRACLPSTPDDFVRDQVASGPTRDPDFLDSAPLGEILADNIRAAGSGVEFHGVGYESVEQLSLSSTLYPITNGIGFDLFSALQIVPTRNPFLDRRLVDLALSMPLKYRLRRDPLHRAIERLDGSLATIPHASTRVPLSSPKAAHVVGNRAVNLADKFGDASYRTQGPWQDKDEVVRGDDFVGRALERHEATGRRLPGVDWAAVRETYRRHRAGEIDAGEELYRLVTVLSMPLTRRVVDG is encoded by the coding sequence ATGGTCGGCCTGTCCGGCGTGTTCGGCGACGCGGCCGACTCGGTCGAGGTCGAGACGGTCCCGGAGACGGTCCCCGGCGGCGAGACGAGCGACGCCTACCGCGGCCGGGAGATCGCGGTGCGGTCGGCGTTCCACGAGGGGACGGCGGTCGACCAGCCGGCCGAGGCGGCCGACGGGTCGCTCGTGTGGGTGTGGGGCGAGGTGTACAGCGTCACGGACGAGCGCGGCGGCCGGCGGTCGGTCGATCCGGCGGAGACGGCGCGGGTGTGTGCCGGCCAGTACGACGAGCACGGCATGGAGTTCGTCGAGCGGCTCGACGGCGAGTTCGTCGGACTGCGCTACGACCCCGACGACGGCAGCGTCTCGTTTTTCATCGACCGCCTCGGCGCGCGGCCGCTGTACTACGCCCGAACCGATGACGGCCTCGCCGTCTCGACCAGCGTCCAGACGGTGCCCGACCTCCCCGGGTTCGACCCGGCGTTCGACGAGCGGTACCTCGCCGAGTACCTCCGCTGCCGGCGGACGTTCGGCACGAAGACGCCCGTCGAGGGCGTCGAACAGCTCGGGCCGGCGACGGTCCTGACCTACGATATCGGGGGCGGCGGCGTCGACCGGCACCGCTACTGGGAGCCGAGATACCGGCCGAAAGACAGGTCGTTCTCCTACTTCGTGCGGGAGCTGGCGGACCGGTTCGAGCGGGCCGTCGCCGACCGGACGGGCGACGACCGCGACCACGGTCTCCTGCTGAGCGGCGGGAGCGACTCCCGGGCCGTGCTGGCGGCCGCGGACGAGCCGCCCGCGTCGTTCCACCTGGGCGACGGGTGGAACCGCGAGGCGCGCGTCGCCAAGCGGGCGGCCGACGCCGCCGGGTCTCGGTTCGAGCTGCTGGAGCGGGGCCTTGGCTACCACGAGACGCTGCTGGAGCGGGCCGCGCCCGTCCAGGAGTTCGTCGGCCCGTTCCACACGGGCCACGCGCTCGGGTTCGCCGAGGGGATCGCCGACGACGTCGACACGCTGCTGACCGGGCTGTACAGCGACGACCTCTTCGGGGCCTGGAGCGTGTCGCAGGCGACGGTTCGGCTGCCGTTCGATGTGCAGGTCTGGCTCCCGCGGGCGTGCCTGCCCTCGACCCCCGACGACTTCGTGCGCGACCAGGTGGCATCGGGGCCGACGCGCGACCCGGACTTCCTCGACTCGGCACCGCTCGGCGAGATCCTCGCCGACAACATCCGCGCCGCGGGGAGCGGCGTCGAGTTCCACGGCGTCGGCTACGAGTCGGTCGAGCAGCTGAGCCTCAGCTCCACGCTGTACCCCATCACGAACGGGATCGGATTCGACCTGTTCAGCGCCCTCCAGATCGTCCCGACCCGGAACCCGTTTCTCGACCGCCGGCTGGTCGACCTGGCGCTCTCGATGCCGCTGAAGTACCGGCTGCGCCGCGACCCGCTGCACCGCGCGATCGAGCGGCTCGACGGGTCGCTCGCGACGATCCCCCACGCCTCCACGCGCGTCCCGCTGTCGTCCCCGAAGGCGGCACACGTCGTCGGCAACCGCGCGGTGAACCTGGCCGACAAGTTCGGCGACGCGTCGTACCGGACTCAGGGGCCCTGGCAGGACAAGGACGAGGTCGTCAGGGGCGACGACTTCGTGGGTCGGGCCCTGGAGCGACACGAGGCGACCGGGCGGCGACTGCCCGGCGTCGACTGGGCGGCGGTGCGGGAGACGTACCGCCGCCACCGGGCGGGCGAGATAGACGCCGGCGAGGAACTGTACCGGCTGGTGACCGTCCTCTCGATGCCGCTCACGCGACGGGTCGTCGACGGGTGA
- a CDS encoding lysine N(6)-hydroxylase/L-ornithine N(5)-oxygenase family protein, with protein sequence MTDRVHDLVGIGVGPFNLGLAALLDDAPADLDVAFLEQEPEFNWHEGMLIEGTTLEVPFLADLVTMVDPSNPYSYLSYLRERNRLYEFYFYEEFFIPRREYNEYCRWVADQLPTLQFDRQVTDVREDGDVFVVETVDPVTGEQTSYAADDVVMGIGTQRHVPEQFRDAFGRDVFHSASYLHNRDRCLDAESVTIVGSGQSAAEVFRDLLERQSDHEYSLDWITRSRGFFQMADAKLGHMIYTPEYIDYFYDLDQETKDEIRGKQDQLYKGIDETTSAKIYDALYRNSIGDAEPDVGLIAATEVTDIGSASPRSDDYQLVCEQWQEDERFVLDSEVVVLATGYTRTDPPFLDPLEDRIRRDDQGRLEITRDYRVETDGLPGEIFVQNAELHSHGINAPDLGLGPYRNATIVNAVADDAVYELPGADPFQSFKVDDFVADRGARPAENPSPK encoded by the coding sequence ATGACCGACCGCGTCCACGACCTCGTCGGCATCGGCGTCGGGCCGTTCAACCTCGGCCTCGCGGCGCTGCTGGACGACGCGCCGGCCGACCTCGACGTGGCCTTTCTCGAACAGGAGCCGGAGTTCAACTGGCACGAGGGGATGCTGATCGAGGGGACCACCCTCGAGGTCCCGTTCCTCGCGGACCTCGTGACGATGGTCGACCCGTCGAACCCCTACAGCTACCTCAGCTACCTCCGCGAGCGGAACCGCCTCTACGAGTTCTACTTCTACGAGGAGTTTTTCATCCCCCGCCGCGAGTACAACGAGTACTGCCGGTGGGTGGCCGACCAGCTGCCGACGCTGCAGTTCGACCGGCAGGTCACCGACGTGCGCGAGGACGGCGACGTGTTCGTCGTCGAGACGGTCGACCCCGTCACGGGCGAGCAGACGAGCTACGCCGCGGATGACGTGGTCATGGGGATCGGGACCCAGCGCCACGTCCCCGAGCAGTTCCGGGACGCCTTCGGCCGCGACGTGTTCCACTCGGCGTCGTACCTCCACAACCGGGATCGGTGTCTCGACGCCGAGTCGGTCACGATCGTCGGCTCCGGACAGAGCGCGGCGGAGGTGTTCCGCGACCTCCTCGAACGCCAGTCCGACCACGAGTACAGCCTCGACTGGATCACCCGGTCGCGAGGCTTCTTCCAGATGGCCGACGCCAAGCTCGGCCACATGATCTACACGCCGGAGTACATCGACTACTTCTACGACCTGGACCAGGAGACCAAAGACGAGATCCGCGGCAAGCAGGACCAGCTCTACAAGGGGATCGACGAGACCACGAGCGCGAAGATCTACGACGCGCTCTACCGCAACTCCATCGGCGACGCCGAGCCCGACGTGGGGCTGATCGCGGCGACCGAGGTCACCGACATCGGGTCCGCCAGCCCGCGCTCGGACGACTACCAGCTGGTCTGCGAGCAGTGGCAGGAGGACGAGCGGTTCGTCCTCGACAGCGAGGTGGTCGTCCTGGCGACCGGGTACACGAGAACCGACCCGCCGTTCCTCGACCCGCTCGAGGACCGGATCCGGCGCGACGATCAGGGCCGGCTCGAGATCACGCGGGACTACCGCGTGGAGACCGACGGGCTCCCGGGCGAGATATTCGTCCAGAACGCGGAACTGCACTCCCACGGCATCAACGCGCCGGACCTCGGCCTCGGCCCGTACCGCAACGCCACCATCGTCAACGCCGTCGCCGACGATGCGGTCTACGAGCTGCCCGGCGCGGACCCCTTCCAGAGCTTCAAGGTCGACGACTTCGTCGCCGACCGCGGGGCGCGCCCCGCCGAGAACCCGTCCCCGAAATGA
- a CDS encoding GNAT family N-acetyltransferase, which yields MSGPQETVRSEYSYLTTDPDTGKRIGFREVDLDRDLGRLHTWLNSEHVLPYWEQNDPLPVVRDTIAERAANEDQTLYIGSLDHTPMSYWESYWADRDRIGDYYDADPADRGIHLLIGPREYLGEGYGAPLVRAMVDFQFRHPETRRVVTEPDARNDRAIRVFEKCGFEAQREVDLPDKTGLLMFCDRERFEGAVA from the coding sequence ATGAGCGGGCCACAGGAGACAGTGCGTTCGGAATACAGCTACCTCACGACCGACCCCGACACCGGGAAGCGGATCGGCTTCCGCGAGGTCGACCTCGACCGCGACCTCGGCCGCCTCCACACGTGGCTCAACAGCGAGCACGTGCTCCCGTACTGGGAGCAGAACGACCCGCTCCCGGTGGTTCGGGACACGATCGCCGAGCGCGCCGCGAACGAGGACCAGACGCTGTACATCGGCTCCCTCGACCACACGCCGATGAGCTACTGGGAGTCGTACTGGGCCGACCGCGACCGCATCGGCGACTACTACGACGCGGACCCGGCCGACCGGGGGATCCACCTGCTCATCGGGCCCCGCGAGTACCTCGGCGAGGGGTACGGGGCACCGCTGGTGCGGGCGATGGTCGACTTCCAGTTCCGACACCCCGAGACGCGGCGGGTCGTCACGGAACCGGACGCCCGGAACGACCGGGCCATCCGCGTGTTCGAGAAGTGCGGGTTCGAGGCCCAGCGCGAGGTCGACCTGCCCGACAAGACGGGGCTGCTCATGTTCTGTGACCGCGAGCGGTTCGAGGGGGCGGTCGCATGA
- a CDS encoding DUF4330 domain-containing protein, with amino-acid sequence MTPIDEDGRLFGRVNVYDALVVLVVLGAVAAGVVYAVPFGGEDGEPATRYATVDLGERSPAVAERISEGDVATGDDGTNLTVTDTYVGPADGRNVSVVARVRVDGRLVDRDGSGETFEFAGVPVRRGEAIDVATSRYDVRGEVLALDAEGETLDTGTLPVLVRADLSRSTADLVSPGDEYRIDGRAVATVERSVVTPRMNRTNGTDAVGLTLRTVRYGGDTYFGDRRVLLDRTIEFRTDRYAFSGVVTRWGNASVPGRPVERTVVVKATNVGPEIADGIEAGMVDRRDNVTVARVTDVRTEPASVVLTSDDGNIYEREHPRNEDVYLTVELRARATGDGLRFRTRPLREGTTIGLDLGTVSVSGEVVAIQQ; translated from the coding sequence GTGACGCCCATCGACGAGGACGGCCGCCTGTTCGGCCGCGTCAACGTCTACGACGCGCTCGTCGTGCTGGTCGTCCTCGGGGCGGTCGCCGCCGGCGTCGTGTACGCCGTTCCCTTCGGCGGCGAGGACGGCGAACCGGCGACGCGCTACGCGACCGTCGACCTCGGCGAGCGCTCGCCGGCGGTCGCCGAGCGCATCTCCGAAGGCGACGTGGCGACCGGCGACGACGGGACCAACCTCACGGTCACGGACACGTACGTGGGGCCGGCTGACGGGCGGAACGTCTCCGTCGTCGCCCGGGTCCGCGTCGACGGCAGGCTCGTCGACCGCGACGGGAGCGGGGAGACCTTCGAGTTCGCGGGCGTGCCGGTCCGGCGGGGCGAGGCCATCGACGTCGCGACGTCCAGGTACGACGTGCGCGGCGAGGTGCTGGCGCTTGACGCCGAGGGCGAGACGCTGGACACCGGCACGCTCCCCGTGCTCGTGCGGGCCGACCTGAGCCGGTCGACGGCCGACCTCGTCTCGCCGGGCGACGAGTACCGGATCGACGGCCGGGCGGTGGCGACGGTCGAGCGGTCGGTCGTCACCCCGCGGATGAACCGGACGAACGGGACCGACGCCGTCGGGCTCACCCTGCGGACGGTCCGCTACGGCGGCGACACCTACTTCGGGGACAGGCGGGTGCTGCTCGACCGGACGATCGAGTTCCGGACCGACCGTTACGCCTTCTCCGGCGTGGTGACGCGGTGGGGGAACGCCTCGGTGCCCGGCAGGCCGGTCGAGCGGACCGTCGTCGTGAAGGCGACGAACGTCGGGCCGGAGATCGCCGACGGGATCGAGGCGGGGATGGTCGACCGGCGGGACAACGTGACGGTCGCCCGCGTCACGGACGTCCGGACCGAACCGGCCTCGGTCGTCCTCACCAGCGACGACGGCAACATCTACGAGCGCGAGCATCCCCGGAACGAGGACGTGTACCTCACCGTCGAACTGCGGGCGCGGGCGACCGGCGACGGCCTCCGCTTCCGGACGCGTCCGCTCCGGGAGGGCACCACCATCGGCCTCGACCTCGGAACCGTCTCGGTGTCGGGGGAAGTCGTAGCGATCCAACAGTAG